A region of Rhea pennata isolate bPtePen1 unplaced genomic scaffold, bPtePen1.pri scaffold_51, whole genome shotgun sequence DNA encodes the following proteins:
- the LOC134154877 gene encoding olfactory receptor 14A16-like, giving the protein MSNSSSLSEFLLLGFTNMRELQLLHFSLFLGIYLAALLGNGLIITAVACDHRLHTPMYFFLLNLSVLDLATISTTVPKSMANSLWDTRAISYSGCAAQVFLFVFSLGGEYSLLTVMAYDRYIAVCTPLHYSTRMGSRACVGMAAAAWASGFLYAALHTANTVSIPLCQGNTVDQFFCEIPQILKLSCSDSYLRELVLLVVSGCLALGCFIFIVLSYVQIFIAVLRIPSEQGRDKAFSMCIPHLTVVSLFVSTGFFAYVKPPTISSPGLDLALAVLYSVVPPTLNPLIYSMRNKELKDALRKLVRWLQCQHQ; this is encoded by the coding sequence ggaTTCACCAACAtgcgggagctgcagctcttgcacttctcgcTCTTtctgggcatctacctggctgccctcctgggcaatggactcatcatcacagctgtaGCCTGTGACCACCGCCTCCACActcccatgtacttcttcctcctcaatcTCTCTGTTCTTGACCTTGccaccatctccaccactgtccccaaatccatggccaattccctgtgggacaccagggccatttcTTACTCGGGATGTGCTGCTCAAGTCTTtctatttgtcttttctttagGAGGAGAATATTCTCTTCTCACAGTtatggcctatgaccgctacaTTGCCGTCTGCACACCCCTGCACTACAGCACACgcatgggcagcagagcttgtgtcggaatggcagcagctgcctgggccagtgggtTTCTCTATGCTGCCCTGCACACTGCTAACACTGTTTCCATACCCCTTTGtcaaggcaacacagtggaccagttcttctgtgagattccccagatcctcaagctctcctgctctgactcctacctcagggaacTTGTGCTTCTTGTGGTTAGTGGCTGTTTAGCCTTagggtgtttcattttcattgtgctgtcctatgtgcagatcttcattgctgttttgaggatcccctctgagcagggccgggacaaagccttttccatgtgcatCCCGCACCTGACTGTGGTCTCCCTATTTGTCAGCACTGGATTTTTTGCCTACGTGAAGCCCCCCACCATTTCCTCCCCAGGTCTGGATCTGGCACTGGCTGTTCTATACTCGGTGGTGCCTCCAACTttgaaccccctcatctacagcatgaggaacaaggagctcaaggatgCACTGAGGAAACTTGTTCGATGGCTCCAATGTCAGCACCAATAA